In a genomic window of Burkholderiales bacterium:
- a CDS encoding RNA polymerase sigma factor, protein MVRSRQKASTALDAEDTPARLLARCALRDERALERLYRLTSPRLFALALRMLRRRDWAEDVLQDCFLAVWRHAADYRPERGEALAWMAAILRNRALDWLRRVDPETPLEGEAFSELAVEDEHADPPDRMLSSTAARVLQECLARLQSRQRQAIALAYYQGLTHEELAQHMGEPLGTVKTWIRRGLEQLRRCLGR, encoded by the coding sequence ATGGTCCGATCCCGCCAAAAGGCTTCTACGGCGCTCGATGCCGAGGACACGCCCGCCCGGTTGCTCGCGCGCTGTGCGCTGCGGGACGAGAGGGCTCTGGAGCGGCTTTATCGCTTGACCTCGCCTCGGCTGTTTGCCCTGGCGCTGCGCATGCTCAGGCGCCGGGATTGGGCCGAAGACGTCCTCCAGGACTGTTTCCTAGCGGTATGGCGCCATGCCGCGGATTATCGGCCGGAGCGAGGCGAGGCCCTCGCCTGGATGGCTGCGATTTTGCGTAACCGGGCGCTGGATTGGCTGCGGCGGGTCGATCCAGAGACTCCCTTGGAAGGTGAAGCGTTCTCGGAGCTGGCCGTGGAGGACGAGCATGCGGATCCGCCGGATCGAATGCTTTCCTCCACCGCGGCACGGGTGCTGCAGGAGTGCCTGGCGCGGCTCCAATCGCGCCAACGCCAGGCGATTGCCCTCGCCTACTACCAGGGCCTAACCCATGAAGAGCTGGCACAGCACATGGGCGAGCCCCTGGGCACGGTCAAGACATGGATCCGGCGAGGTCTCGAGCAGTTGCGCAGGTGCCTGGGGCGATGA
- a CDS encoding copper-translocating P-type ATPase (possible pseudo, frameshifted) codes for MSSAAPRSIGTCPSTGMTCAACAARIEKVLNRLPGVHAAVNFAAERAHIEFDPNATAPDALVKSIERAGYSVPPQAVELKVTGMTCAACAARIEKVLNRIDGVEASVNFAAERARIHVSPGAATVAELIAAVERAGYGAEEITETSREEEKARRAAVYARDLRLFWISVALTLPLVAQMAPMFAGAGHEFLPRWLQLVLATPVQFWIGKRFYVGAWHALRGGGANMDVLVALGTTMAYAFSAVVTVLALHHQHVYFEASAAIITLVLMGKLLESRARARTSAAIESLIRLQPRTARVERDGELVEVDAGTLRVGEVFIVRPGESIPVDGEVIEGTTTVNEAMLTGESLPVTKTTGDRVYAGTRNEQGSLRARATGVGSHTQLAAIIRLVEEAQGSKAPIQRLADRISGVFVPVVVGIALLTLAVTWGLAGDFTTALINAVAVLVIACPCALGLATPTAIMVGTGRGAQSGVLIKNAAALEQAEHIRTLVVDKTGTLTEGKPALTDVIARGASERDVIALAASLEQGSEHPLAKAILDRARDQGIPLGRLAAFEAVTGGGVIGEVDGVPLALGSPAFLAGRGIDVPAAELEPLTAQGKTVVALARGREVLALLAIADRLRETSRDAVARLKAMGLEVVMLTGDNHATAAAIARAGRRRPLRGRSAAAAQGRGSAAAQVLRTRGGHGRRRHQRRAGAGGRRRELRRRHRLGRRHRGRRRDADAQRFERRRRRPLALPGDAPAKIRQNLFFAFRLQRAGHPAGGRGAR; via the coding sequence ATGAGCTCGGCAGCGCCACGCTCCATCGGGACCTGCCCGTCAACGGGCATGACCTGCGCCGCGTGCGCCGCGCGCATCGAGAAGGTATTGAACCGCCTGCCCGGCGTGCACGCGGCGGTCAACTTCGCCGCCGAGCGCGCGCACATCGAGTTCGACCCGAACGCCACCGCCCCGGACGCGCTGGTGAAGAGCATCGAGCGCGCCGGCTATTCCGTCCCTCCCCAGGCCGTCGAGCTGAAGGTCACCGGCATGACCTGCGCGGCGTGCGCGGCGCGCATCGAGAAGGTCCTGAATCGCATCGACGGCGTCGAGGCGAGCGTCAACTTCGCGGCGGAGCGCGCCCGCATCCACGTCTCGCCCGGCGCCGCCACCGTCGCGGAGCTCATCGCCGCGGTCGAGCGCGCCGGTTACGGCGCCGAGGAAATCACCGAGACCTCCCGCGAGGAGGAGAAGGCGCGCCGCGCCGCCGTCTACGCCCGCGACCTGCGCCTGTTCTGGATCTCGGTCGCGCTGACGCTGCCGCTGGTCGCGCAGATGGCGCCGATGTTCGCGGGCGCCGGCCACGAATTCCTGCCGCGCTGGCTGCAGCTCGTCCTCGCCACGCCGGTGCAGTTCTGGATCGGCAAGCGCTTTTACGTCGGCGCCTGGCACGCCCTGCGCGGCGGCGGCGCCAACATGGACGTGCTGGTCGCGCTCGGCACCACGATGGCCTACGCGTTCAGCGCCGTCGTCACGGTCCTGGCGCTACACCACCAGCACGTCTATTTCGAGGCCAGCGCGGCGATCATCACGCTCGTGCTGATGGGCAAGCTGCTCGAGTCGCGCGCCCGCGCGCGCACCTCCGCCGCCATCGAGTCGCTGATCCGCCTGCAGCCGCGCACCGCCCGCGTCGAGCGCGACGGCGAGCTCGTCGAGGTCGACGCCGGCACGCTGCGCGTCGGGGAGGTTTTCATCGTACGGCCCGGCGAAAGCATCCCGGTCGACGGCGAGGTGATCGAGGGCACGACCACCGTCAACGAGGCCATGCTGACCGGCGAGAGCCTGCCGGTCACGAAGACGACCGGCGACAGGGTCTACGCCGGCACCCGGAACGAGCAAGGCAGCCTGCGTGCCCGCGCGACCGGCGTCGGCAGCCACACCCAGCTCGCCGCCATCATCCGCCTGGTCGAGGAGGCGCAAGGCTCGAAGGCGCCGATCCAGCGTCTCGCCGACCGCATCTCCGGCGTCTTCGTGCCGGTGGTGGTGGGCATCGCCCTGCTCACGCTGGCGGTGACGTGGGGACTCGCCGGCGACTTCACCACCGCGCTGATCAACGCCGTCGCGGTGCTGGTGATCGCCTGCCCGTGCGCGCTGGGGCTCGCGACGCCCACCGCGATCATGGTCGGCACCGGCCGCGGCGCCCAGTCCGGCGTGCTGATCAAGAACGCCGCGGCGCTGGAGCAGGCCGAGCACATCCGCACGCTCGTCGTCGACAAGACGGGCACGCTGACGGAGGGCAAGCCGGCGCTGACCGACGTGATCGCCCGCGGCGCGAGCGAACGCGACGTCATCGCCCTGGCCGCCTCGCTCGAACAGGGCTCCGAGCATCCGCTGGCGAAGGCGATCCTGGATCGCGCCCGCGACCAGGGCATCCCCCTCGGGCGCCTGGCCGCGTTCGAGGCGGTCACCGGCGGCGGCGTCATCGGCGAGGTGGACGGCGTGCCGCTCGCGCTCGGCTCGCCCGCGTTCCTTGCCGGCCGCGGGATCGACGTGCCGGCGGCCGAGCTGGAGCCGCTCACCGCCCAGGGCAAGACGGTGGTGGCCCTGGCGCGCGGCCGGGAAGTGCTTGCCCTCCTCGCCATCGCCGACCGCCTGCGGGAGACGTCGCGCGACGCCGTGGCGCGGCTGAAGGCGATGGGCCTCGAGGTGGTGATGCTGACCGGCGACAACCACGCCACGGCCGCCGCGATCGCCCGCGCAGGCCGGCGTCGACCGCTTCGTGGCCGAAGTGCTGCCGCGGCACAAGGCCGAGGAAGTGCAGCGGCTCAAGTCCTCCGGACGCGTGGTGGGCATGGTCGGCGACGGCATCAACGACGCGCCGGCGCTGGCGGCCGCCGACGTGAGCTTCGCCGTCGGCACCGGCTCGGACGTCGCCATCGAGGCCGCCGACGTGACGCTGATGCGCAGCGATTTGAACGGCGTCGCCGACGCCCTCTCGCTCTCCCGGGCGACGCTCCGGCCAAGATCCGGCAGAACCTGTTCTTCGCCTTTCGTCTACAACGTGCTGGGCATCCCGCTGGCGGCCGTGGGGCTCGCTGA
- the prfB gene encoding peptide chain release factor 2 (possible pseudo, frameshifted) — translation MLRLSRLGQELKDAGELFALAREERDEATLAAVAADAKRLEKQVAEMEFHRMFSNPMDPNNCFIDIQAGSGGTEAQDWAQMLERMYLKYCERKGFDVEVLEESPGEVAGIKSATLKVTGDYAYGWLRTETGVHRLVRKSPFDANARRHTSFASVFVYPEVDDSIQVEINPADLRIDTYRASGAGGQHVNRTDSAVRITHLPTGIVVQCQNDRSQHRNRAEAMAMLKARLYELELRKREAERQKLEESKTDIGWGHQIRSYVLDQSRIKDLRTGVEIGNTQAVLDGDLDEFITASLKQGV, via the coding sequence GTGCTTCGCCTTTCGCGCCTCGGGCAAGAGCTCAAGGACGCCGGGGAGCTCTTCGCCCTGGCGCGGGAAGAACGGGACGAGGCAACCCTCGCCGCGGTCGCCGCCGACGCGAAGCGCCTGGAGAAGCAGGTGGCGGAGATGGAATTTCACCGCATGTTCTCCAACCCCATGGATCCGAACAACTGCTTCATCGACATCCAGGCCGGTTCCGGCGGCACGGAGGCCCAGGACTGGGCCCAGATGCTGGAGCGCATGTACCTCAAGTACTGCGAGCGCAAGGGCTTCGACGTGGAAGTGCTGGAGGAATCGCCGGGGGAGGTAGCGGGCATCAAGAGCGCCACCCTGAAGGTGACCGGCGACTACGCCTACGGGTGGCTGCGCACCGAGACGGGAGTGCACCGCCTAGTGAGAAAGTCCCCTTTCGACGCCAACGCCCGGCGGCACACCTCCTTCGCCAGCGTCTTCGTCTACCCGGAGGTGGACGACTCCATCCAGGTAGAGATCAACCCGGCGGACCTGCGCATCGACACCTACCGGGCGAGCGGCGCCGGCGGCCAGCACGTGAACCGCACCGACTCGGCGGTGCGCATCACCCATCTCCCCACCGGCATTGTGGTCCAGTGCCAGAACGACCGCTCCCAGCACCGCAACCGGGCCGAGGCCATGGCCATGCTGAAGGCCCGGCTCTACGAGCTGGAGCTGCGCAAGCGGGAGGCGGAGCGGCAGAAGCTGGAGGAATCCAAGACCGACATCGGCTGGGGCCACCAGATCCGCTCCTACGTCCTCGACCAGTCCCGCATCAAGGACTTGCGCACCGGCGTGGAGATCGGCAACACCCAGGCGGTGCTGGACGGGGACCTGGACGAATTCATCACCGCGAGCCTCAAGCAGGGGGTGTGA
- a CDS encoding group 1 truncated hemoglobin, with product MKTRFRRSFLVFGLVAALTACTAAQSAATGKSGKSLYERLGGKPAIQAVVDDFIGNVAADARINGFFANADIPRLKRMLVDQICEASGGPCKYTGKSMKEAHAGMGITEAHFNALVEDLVKSLDKFRVPEKEKNELLAALAAMKPDIVGK from the coding sequence ATGAAAACTCGTTTCCGCCGTTCGTTCTTGGTCTTCGGTCTGGTGGCCGCGTTGACCGCCTGTACCGCGGCCCAGAGCGCCGCGACCGGGAAGTCCGGGAAGTCTCTCTACGAGCGTCTTGGCGGCAAGCCCGCGATTCAGGCGGTGGTGGATGACTTCATCGGCAATGTGGCCGCCGATGCCCGCATCAACGGCTTTTTTGCCAACGCCGATATTCCCCGGCTGAAGAGAATGCTCGTGGACCAAATCTGCGAAGCTAGCGGTGGGCCTTGTAAATACACGGGTAAGAGTATGAAGGAAGCCCATGCCGGGATGGGAATCACGGAGGCCCATTTCAACGCCTTGGTGGAGGATCTGGTCAAAAGCCTCGACAAGTTCCGCGTCCCCGAGAAAGAGAAAAACGAGCTCCTGGCGGCTTTGGCGGCGATGAAACCGGACATCGTCGGTAAATAA
- a CDS encoding hypothetical protein (possible pseudo, frameshifted), with protein sequence MARDAGRAGAGGRGAACPAPASSRRRGSTSPRTCLRRRDEAPDAIVFWGESRVRRRAPHPRQAVRRGLAPRAGAERPRACGPGDRVAGFLPNLPEAVIGMLAAASLGAVWSSCSPRLRRARACWTASARSSPRCCFAADGYHYGGQAVRFRGSGSGGVRRAAAQRQSGWWWCPTSSERPDAAPGARQGRSTSAEFLAPYSPPADIAFAPPAVRPPALHPLLLRHHGRAQVHRPRRRRHAAAAPQGASVARRRAARRPPVLFHHLRLDDVELARLGARLGRDAHALRRLAVPSGGQRAVRLHRRRGHHPLRHLGQVHRRRRQGWGSNARETHRLASLRAILSTGSPLVPEAFDYVYREVQARRAARFDLGRHRHRLLLRARLPVAARAARRDPVQGPRHEGGGVRRRRPRDRTGEKGELVCTAPFPSMPVGFWNDPDGAKYRAAYFERFPGVWCHGDYVEATRRTAGSSFTAGPTRC encoded by the coding sequence ATGGCGCGAGACGCGGGGCGAGCGGGCGCTGGTGGACGGGGAGCAGCATGCCCGGCGCCCGCTTCTTCCCGGAGGCGCGGCTCAACTTCGCCGAGAACCTGCTTGCGCCGGCGGGACGAGGCGCCGGACGCGATCGTGTTCTGGGGCGAGTCGCGGGTGCGCCGGCGCGCGCCTCACCCGCGCCAAGCTGTACGACGCGGTCTCGCGCCTCGCGCAGGCGCTGAGCGGCCGCGGGCGTGCGGCCCGGGCGACCGGGTCGCGGGCTTCCTGCCCAACCTGCCCGAGGCGGTGATCGGCATGCTGGCGGCCGCCAGCCTGGGGGCGGTGTGGTCGTCGTGCTCGCCCAGACTTCGGCGTGCAAGGGCGTGCTGGACCGCTTCGGCCAGATCGAGCCCAAGGTGCTGCTTCGCCGCCGACGGCTATCACTACGGCGGGCAAGCCGTTCGATTCCGTGGCTCCGGAAGCGGCGGAGTTCGTCGGGCGGCTGCCCAGCGTCAGAGCGGGTGGTGGTGGTGCCCTACGTCGAGCGAGCGCCCGGACGCGGCACCGGGTGCGCGGCAGGGGAGATCCACCTCGGCCGAGTTCCTGGCGCCGTATTCGCCGCCAGCCGACATCGCGTTCGCGCCGCCTGCCGTTCGACCACCCGCTCTACATCCTCTACTCCTCCGGCACCACGGGCGTGCCCAAGTGCATCGTCCACGGCGCCGGCGGCACGCTGCTGCAGCACCTCAAGGAGCATCAGTTGCACGCCGACGTGCGGCCCGGCGACCGCCTGTTCTATTTCACCACCTGCGGCTGGATGATGTGGAACTGGCTCGCCTCGGGGCTCGCCTCGGGCGCGACGCTCATGCTCTACGACGGCTCGCCGTTCCATCCGGGGGGCAACGTGCTGTTCGACTACATCGACGCCGAGGGCATCACCCACTTCGGCACCTCGGCCAAGTTCATCGACGCCGCCGCCAAGGCTGGGGCTCAAACGCCCGCGAGACGCATCGCCTGGCCTCGCTGCGCGCGATTCTTTCCACCGGCTCGCCGCTGGTGCCCGAGGCGTTCGATTACGTGTACCGCGAGGTGCAAGCCCGACGTGCAGCTCGCTTCGATCTCGGGCGGCACCGACATCGTCTCCTGCTTCGTGCTCGGCTGCCCGTGGCTGCCCGTGCGGCGCGGCGAGATCCAGTGCAAGGGCCTCGGCATGAAGGTGGAGGTGTTCGACGACGACGGCCGCGCGATCGCACGGGCGAGAAGGGCGAGCTGGTGTGCACGGCGCCGTTTCCGTCGATGCCGGTCGGGTTCTGGAACGACCCGGACGGCGCGAAGTACCGCGCCGCCTATTTCGAGCGCTTCCCCGGCGTGTGGTGTCATGGCGACTACGTCGAGGCGACGCGGCGCACGGCGGGATCGTCATTTACGGCCGGTCCGACGCGGTGCTGA
- the vapC gene encoding ribonuclease VapC, with protein sequence MIYVDTSALMKRYIAEPQSAPFDAFFIAHAPVAVSRLTLVEMRSGLARRRRAGHIDRRLEKRALEEMRTDIQDGAIVLYPVGNAPVADAYHLLGRVANAPLRTLDALHLSLAESLGASGFATSDRNQAEAARALGFRVTTFF encoded by the coding sequence ATGATCTATGTGGACACCAGCGCGCTCATGAAGCGCTATATCGCAGAGCCCCAGAGCGCGCCTTTCGACGCCTTCTTCATCGCCCACGCGCCGGTGGCCGTCAGCCGCCTGACGCTGGTGGAGATGCGCTCCGGCCTGGCGCGGCGGCGGCGCGCAGGACACATCGACCGGCGCTTGGAAAAGCGCGCCCTGGAGGAAATGCGCACCGACATCCAGGACGGCGCCATCGTCCTTTATCCCGTCGGCAACGCTCCGGTGGCGGATGCCTACCATCTGCTCGGGCGCGTCGCGAACGCGCCGCTGCGGACCCTGGACGCGCTGCACCTTTCGCTGGCCGAGTCCCTAGGCGCCTCCGGCTTCGCGACTTCCGACAGAAATCAGGCCGAGGCGGCGCGCGCCCTCGGCTTTCGGGTGACGACCTTTTTCTGA
- a CDS encoding hypothetical protein (possible pseudo, frameshifted), whose translation MLNPGGVRIGTAEIYRQVEQLPEVLESLVIGQDWPPGNPNDVRVVLFVRLAEGVALDAALEKRIRDTIRANTTPRHVPAKIVQVTDIPRTKSGKIVELAVRNVVHGRPVKNVEALANPEALEQYRDRPELAG comes from the coding sequence GTGCTGAATCCGGGCGGCGTGCGCATCGGCACCGCGGAGATCTACCGGCAGGTCGAGCAGCTGCCGGAAGTGCTGGAGAGCCTGGTGATCGGCCAGGACTGGCCGCCCGGCAATCCGAACGACGTGCGCGTGGTGCTGTTCGTGCGGCTCGCCGAGGGCGTGGCGCTGGACGCCGCGCTGGAGAAGCGGATCAGGGACACCATCCGCGCCAACACCACGCCGCGCCACGTGCCGGCGAAGATCGTCCAGGTCACCGATATTCCGCGCACGAAGAGCGGCAAGATCGTCGAGCTCGCCGTGCGCAACGTCGTCCACGGCCGGCCGGTCAAGAACGTCGAGGCGCTGGCCAATCCGGAGGCGCTGGAACAATACCGCGACCGGCCCGAGCTGGCCGGCTGA
- the recJ gene encoding single-stranded-DNA-specific exonuclease, whose amino-acid sequence MPRLISREVPPDAEQALRGAGIHPVLARLAAARGVAAPEELSARFAALLPYDGLRQVREAARLLAEAIQAGKRLLIVADYDADGATACAVGLRALKAFGARVDYLVPNRFETGYGLSPEIVELAAHLKRPDLLITVDNGIAAVEAVEAARRLGMEVVITDHHLPGPVLPRAAAIVNPNQPQCPFPSKALAGVGVLFYLMLALRAELRARGAFARTPEPNLARLLPLVALGTVADVVKLDHNNRILVHQGLARIRALDAPPGVLALFQAAGRDPRRASAYDLGFCLGPRLNAAGRLADMSLGIECLTTDDPVRAEAIAAELDRLNAARRDIEADMHEAALERLEDFDPGSRWSLALYEPSWHQGVIGILASRLKERFHRPVIAFAPGQAGELKGSGRSIPGLNLRDALDLVAKRRPGLIVRFGGHAAAAGLTLPAEGLEAFREAFETCARELLTEADLEQILETDGPLDPRDVDLELARLLARHVWGQGFPEPLFDDCFLVESQRVVAGRHLKLRLAKAGARFDAMLFFHAGELPSRIRAAYRLEVNEFNGEERVQLTIRHWEPA is encoded by the coding sequence GTGCCCCGGCTCATCTCCCGGGAAGTCCCCCCCGACGCCGAGCAGGCTCTGAGGGGAGCGGGAATCCATCCCGTGCTGGCCCGGCTTGCCGCGGCCCGGGGCGTCGCGGCGCCGGAGGAGCTTTCCGCCCGCTTCGCCGCCCTGCTCCCCTACGACGGGCTGCGCCAGGTGAGGGAGGCGGCCCGGCTCCTGGCGGAGGCGATCCAGGCGGGCAAGCGGCTCCTGATCGTGGCCGACTACGACGCGGACGGCGCCACCGCCTGCGCGGTGGGGCTGCGGGCGCTCAAGGCCTTCGGCGCCCGGGTGGATTACTTGGTGCCCAACCGTTTCGAGACGGGCTACGGCCTCAGCCCTGAGATCGTGGAACTGGCCGCTCACCTGAAGCGCCCGGACCTCCTCATCACCGTGGACAACGGCATCGCCGCCGTGGAAGCGGTGGAGGCGGCCCGCCGGCTGGGGATGGAGGTGGTGATCACCGACCACCACCTGCCCGGGCCCGTCCTGCCCCGGGCGGCGGCCATCGTCAACCCCAACCAGCCCCAATGCCCCTTTCCCAGCAAGGCCCTGGCCGGCGTCGGCGTCCTGTTCTACCTGATGCTGGCTTTGCGGGCGGAGCTGCGCGCCCGCGGAGCCTTCGCCCGGACGCCCGAGCCCAACTTGGCCCGGCTCCTGCCTCTGGTGGCCCTCGGCACCGTGGCCGACGTGGTGAAGCTGGATCACAACAACCGCATCCTAGTGCACCAGGGGCTCGCGCGCATCCGGGCCCTGGACGCGCCCCCCGGTGTGCTGGCCCTGTTCCAGGCCGCGGGGCGCGACCCGCGCCGGGCGAGCGCCTACGACCTGGGCTTCTGCCTGGGCCCGCGCCTGAACGCCGCGGGACGGCTCGCCGACATGAGCTTAGGGATCGAGTGCCTCACCACCGACGACCCGGTCCGGGCCGAGGCCATCGCCGCGGAGCTGGACCGGCTCAACGCGGCGCGCCGGGACATCGAGGCGGACATGCACGAGGCGGCCCTGGAGCGTCTGGAAGACTTCGACCCCGGAAGCCGCTGGAGCCTCGCTCTCTACGAACCCTCCTGGCACCAGGGGGTGATCGGCATCCTCGCCTCCCGGCTGAAGGAACGCTTCCATCGCCCCGTGATCGCTTTCGCACCGGGGCAGGCCGGCGAGCTCAAGGGTTCCGGCCGCTCCATCCCGGGCCTCAACCTGCGGGACGCCTTGGATCTCGTGGCCAAGCGCCGGCCCGGGTTGATCGTCCGCTTCGGTGGCCACGCCGCCGCGGCGGGCCTGACCCTGCCGGCGGAGGGGCTAGAGGCGTTTCGCGAGGCCTTCGAAACTTGCGCACGGGAGCTGCTCACCGAGGCTGACTTGGAACAGATCCTGGAGACGGACGGCCCCCTCGATCCCCGGGACGTCGACCTGGAGCTCGCCCGGCTCCTCGCCCGGCACGTCTGGGGCCAGGGGTTTCCGGAGCCCCTGTTCGACGACTGCTTCCTGGTGGAATCCCAGCGGGTGGTGGCGGGCCGTCATCTCAAACTCAGGCTCGCCAAGGCGGGCGCCCGGTTCGACGCCATGCTGTTCTTCCACGCCGGGGAGCTGCCCTCCCGCATTCGCGCCGCCTACCGGCTGGAGGTCAACGAGTTCAACGGCGAGGAGCGGGTGCAGCTCACGATCCGGCACTGGGAGCCGGCCTGA
- the lysS gene encoding lysine--tRNA ligase, which yields MTGNPAETAPLEENQIIAERRAKLAELRRRGPAFPNDFRRDALAAELHEKYGAMCNEALEPQAVQVAVAGRMMLKRVMGKAAFATLQDMSGRIQIYVTVNDVGAEQLEAFKHWDLGDILGARGTLFKTKTGELTVKAQELRLLAKALRPLPEKFHGLADQEQRYRQRYLDLITNPEARQVFVTRTRVVQALREFLNARGYLEVETPMMHPIPGGAAARPFVTHHNALDMELYLRVAPELYLKRLVVGGFEKVYEINRNFRNEGISTRHNPEFTMLEFYEAYQDYRFLMGFTEEMLREVALQVLGTTRLTYEGREIDLARPFARYTILEAIQAFHPEYTDARLADRAFLVKELERLQAPYKPQDGLGGLQLSLFEETTERLLFEPTFILDYPAEVSPLARRSDANPEVAERFELYIAGREIANGFSELNDPEDQAERFLAQARAKAAGDLEAMHFDADYIRALEYGLPPTAGEGIGVDRLVMLFTDRPSIRDVILFPQLKPQ from the coding sequence ATGACCGGCAACCCAGCAGAAACCGCGCCGCTGGAAGAAAACCAGATCATCGCCGAGCGCCGGGCCAAGCTCGCCGAGCTGCGCCGCCGGGGCCCGGCCTTTCCCAACGATTTCCGGCGCGACGCCCTGGCCGCAGAGCTGCACGAGAAGTACGGCGCGATGTGCAACGAGGCGCTGGAGCCCCAGGCCGTCCAGGTGGCGGTGGCCGGCCGCATGATGCTCAAGCGCGTCATGGGCAAAGCGGCCTTCGCCACGCTCCAGGACATGAGCGGCCGGATCCAGATCTACGTCACCGTCAACGATGTGGGCGCCGAGCAACTGGAAGCGTTCAAGCACTGGGACCTGGGGGACATCCTGGGGGCACGGGGTACCCTCTTCAAGACCAAGACCGGGGAGCTCACGGTGAAGGCGCAGGAGCTCAGGCTCCTCGCCAAGGCGCTGCGCCCGCTGCCGGAAAAGTTCCACGGTCTCGCCGACCAGGAACAGAGGTACCGGCAGCGCTACCTGGACCTGATCACCAACCCGGAAGCGCGGCAGGTGTTCGTCACCCGCACCCGGGTGGTCCAGGCCCTGCGGGAGTTCCTGAACGCCCGGGGCTACCTGGAAGTGGAAACGCCCATGATGCACCCGATCCCCGGCGGGGCCGCGGCCCGCCCCTTCGTGACCCACCACAACGCCCTGGACATGGAGCTCTACCTGCGCGTCGCCCCCGAGCTCTACCTCAAGCGGCTGGTGGTGGGAGGGTTCGAGAAGGTGTACGAGATCAACCGCAACTTCCGCAACGAGGGGATCTCCACCCGCCACAACCCCGAGTTCACCATGCTGGAGTTCTACGAGGCCTACCAGGACTACCGCTTCCTCATGGGCTTCACCGAGGAGATGCTGCGGGAGGTGGCGCTCCAGGTGCTGGGGACCACGCGGCTCACCTACGAGGGCCGGGAAATCGATCTCGCCAGGCCCTTCGCCCGCTACACCATCCTGGAGGCGATCCAGGCGTTCCACCCCGAGTACACCGATGCCCGGCTCGCCGACCGGGCCTTCCTCGTCAAGGAGCTCGAACGGCTCCAGGCGCCCTACAAGCCCCAGGACGGCCTCGGAGGGCTGCAGCTCAGCCTGTTCGAGGAAACCACCGAGCGCCTGCTGTTCGAGCCCACCTTCATCCTGGACTATCCCGCGGAGGTCTCGCCGCTCGCCCGCCGCAGCGACGCCAACCCGGAGGTGGCCGAGCGCTTCGAGCTCTACATCGCGGGCCGCGAGATCGCCAACGGCTTCTCGGAGCTGAACGATCCGGAAGACCAGGCCGAGCGCTTTCTCGCCCAGGCGCGGGCCAAGGCGGCGGGGGACCTGGAGGCCATGCACTTCGACGCCGACTACATCCGCGCCCTGGAATATGGGCTTCCGCCCACGGCGGGCGAGGGCATCGGGGTCGATCGCCTAGTGATGCTCTTCACCGATCGCCCCAGCATCCGGGACGTGATTCTCTTTCCCCAACTCAAACCCCAGTAG